Proteins from a single region of Mucilaginibacter daejeonensis:
- a CDS encoding HipA family kinase — protein sequence MQKLPPEPPQLRTVNVIRYVTPLREGGSLPAIAEADDEFLYVLKFRGAGQGVKALIAELIGCEIARMLGLRVPELVFANLDTAFGRTEPDEEIQDLLKASTGLNLALHYLSGAITYDAVVTRLDDKLSSQIVWLDCLLTNVDRTPRNTNMLMWHKELWLIDHGASLYFHHSWHNWEEQAKRPFAQIKDHVLLQWASQLDEVDEEFRAILTPERIRMVVDLIPTDWLSDNSTEDSAEERREVYYQFLTTRINASQTFITEAKNARAALI from the coding sequence ATGCAAAAATTACCACCTGAACCGCCGCAACTGCGCACGGTGAACGTCATCCGGTATGTGACCCCGCTGCGCGAAGGTGGCTCGCTGCCGGCCATTGCCGAGGCTGATGACGAGTTCCTGTACGTGCTCAAATTCAGAGGCGCCGGCCAGGGCGTAAAGGCCCTTATTGCCGAACTGATCGGCTGCGAGATAGCCCGGATGCTGGGCTTGCGGGTACCTGAACTAGTTTTTGCCAACTTAGATACCGCCTTTGGCCGCACCGAACCTGACGAAGAGATACAGGACCTGCTGAAAGCCAGCACAGGTCTTAACCTGGCGCTGCACTACCTATCAGGCGCCATCACCTATGATGCCGTGGTGACGCGGCTGGACGATAAGCTATCATCGCAGATCGTGTGGCTGGACTGCCTGCTCACCAACGTTGACCGGACACCCCGCAACACCAATATGCTGATGTGGCATAAGGAGTTATGGCTGATCGACCACGGTGCGTCCTTGTATTTTCATCACTCGTGGCATAACTGGGAAGAGCAGGCCAAACGCCCATTTGCGCAGATCAAGGACCATGTACTACTCCAGTGGGCCTCACAGCTTGATGAGGTAGACGAGGAATTCCGCGCCATACTCACACCTGAACGCATACGCATGGTGGTGGACTTGATCCCTACCGATTGGCTCAGCGACAACTCTACCGAGGATAGCGCCGAGGAGCGCCGCGAGGTGTACTACCAATTCCTGACCACCCGTATCAACGCATCGCAAACTTTTATTACCGAAGCCAAAAATGCCAGAGCAGCACTTATTTGA
- a CDS encoding polysaccharide lyase domain-containing protein has translation MSTEDKRKFTAPSLPGKRTLGTLALLAGICTFNTAKAQYPTIPPAVQAKADSALAVEERLSDEAWKKALPIIEVDEKKGKPYVPWANKPEDLPQAKIVAFPGAEGGGAYTFGGRGGKVYVVTSLADRGEGTLRWACEQGGARIIVFNVAGIIKLKSPIIIRAPYITIAGQTAPGDGVCIAGESVWINTHDVVVRYMRFRRGATDVARRDDGLGGNPVGNIMIDHVSASWGLDENMSIYRHVYDRAGAKQEKMATVNITIQNSIFSEALDTYNHAFGSTIGGLNSTFARNLWANNIARNPSIGMYGDFNFFNNVIFNWWNRSADGGDDRSYFTFINNYYKPGPITPKGRPIEHRILKPEGSRQKGRHDVYGKVYASGNIVEGNDRVTKNNWDGGIQIGEGEDAGALTDSIKADKPFPMKHKVTIIPTKQAYDYVLANAGATLPKRDAVDTRVTTVVRTGKPIYVEGTANQIGREYIKHRLPDDSYKQGIITHPDQVGGYPEYKGTPYKDSDNDGMPDAYEIKAGLNPKNAADATAMAKNGSGYTNIEVYLNSVVPLSKVIPGK, from the coding sequence ATGAGCACTGAAGATAAACGCAAATTTACTGCACCTTCCCTACCGGGTAAACGGACATTAGGCACGCTGGCTTTACTGGCCGGCATATGCACCTTCAATACCGCTAAAGCACAATATCCTACCATACCTCCTGCCGTACAGGCCAAAGCCGATTCGGCACTTGCCGTTGAGGAACGCCTGAGTGATGAGGCCTGGAAAAAAGCCCTGCCCATCATTGAAGTTGACGAGAAGAAAGGCAAGCCATACGTGCCATGGGCCAACAAGCCGGAGGACCTGCCGCAAGCCAAGATCGTAGCCTTCCCCGGTGCCGAGGGTGGCGGCGCTTATACCTTTGGTGGCCGTGGCGGCAAAGTATATGTGGTGACCAGTTTGGCCGACCGCGGCGAGGGTACCCTCCGCTGGGCCTGCGAGCAAGGCGGTGCGCGTATCATCGTGTTCAACGTGGCGGGTATCATTAAACTGAAAAGCCCCATCATTATCAGGGCACCTTACATCACCATTGCCGGGCAAACAGCACCGGGAGATGGAGTTTGTATAGCCGGCGAATCGGTTTGGATCAACACCCACGATGTAGTAGTGCGTTACATGCGTTTTCGCCGTGGGGCTACCGATGTGGCCCGCCGCGACGATGGTTTGGGTGGCAACCCGGTGGGCAACATCATGATCGATCACGTGTCGGCCAGCTGGGGATTGGATGAGAACATGTCCATTTACCGCCACGTGTATGACCGTGCCGGCGCCAAGCAGGAAAAGATGGCAACCGTGAACATCACCATCCAGAACTCCATATTTTCGGAAGCGCTGGACACCTATAACCATGCCTTTGGCAGCACCATAGGTGGCTTGAACAGCACCTTTGCCCGTAACCTGTGGGCCAACAATATCGCCCGTAATCCATCCATCGGTATGTACGGCGATTTCAATTTCTTTAACAACGTGATCTTTAACTGGTGGAACCGCAGCGCCGACGGTGGCGACGACCGCTCGTACTTCACCTTCATCAATAACTACTACAAACCCGGACCGATCACACCCAAAGGTAGGCCGATCGAGCACCGGATCTTGAAACCGGAGGGTAGTCGGCAAAAAGGCCGCCATGACGTTTATGGTAAGGTGTATGCCAGTGGTAACATCGTTGAAGGCAACGACCGCGTGACCAAGAACAATTGGGATGGCGGCATACAGATCGGTGAGGGTGAGGATGCAGGCGCACTGACCGACAGCATCAAGGCCGATAAGCCGTTCCCGATGAAGCATAAGGTGACCATCATCCCTACCAAACAGGCGTATGATTATGTACTGGCCAATGCAGGCGCCACCTTGCCTAAGCGTGATGCTGTAGATACCCGCGTTACCACTGTAGTGCGTACCGGCAAACCGATCTACGTAGAAGGCACAGCCAACCAGATCGGCCGCGAGTACATCAAACACCGCCTGCCTGACGATTCATACAAACAAGGCATCATTACCCACCCCGACCAAGTAGGTGGCTACCCTGAATACAAAGGCACCCCATACAAGGACAGTGATAACGACGGCATGCCCGACGCTTACGAGATCAAAGCAGGCCTAAATCCGAAGAACGCTGCCGATGCAACGGCTATGGCCAAGAATGGCAGTGGTTACACCAACATCGAGGTATACCTGAATAGCGTGGTGCCACTAAGCAAAGTGATCCCAGGTAAATAA
- a CDS encoding DUF72 domain-containing protein produces the protein MEFGKLPANELGNAELSLPPDAPITAHTLAAAKGKEPLQVYVGCSSWTQKVWKGNMYPPKIKDADMLTEYARNFNMIELNTTHYRMYDSAAISKWKEKVAENPDFKFCPKVNQLISHIKRLKGADELTTSFLESMLSFEEKLGPIFLQMSDNYAPKSFDDYKAYLQSLPRDLPIYTELRHKDWFGVSSNFNAVFELMHQLGIGAVITDTVGRRDVIHMALPTPHLFLRFVGNALHATDHIRMDAWIARIKQWTAQGLRSVWLGMHQSDEMAAPVLCDYFIQRINEELGLNVARPTLAQPLPGGLFA, from the coding sequence ATGGAGTTCGGCAAGTTACCTGCAAATGAACTGGGCAACGCTGAACTGAGCCTGCCGCCCGATGCACCGATCACGGCGCACACGCTGGCCGCTGCTAAAGGCAAAGAGCCGCTGCAGGTGTATGTAGGTTGCTCCAGTTGGACTCAAAAGGTGTGGAAGGGTAACATGTATCCGCCCAAGATCAAGGATGCCGACATGCTGACCGAGTATGCCCGCAACTTCAACATGATCGAGCTCAACACTACGCACTACCGCATGTATGATAGTGCGGCCATTAGCAAGTGGAAGGAGAAGGTAGCCGAAAACCCTGACTTTAAGTTTTGCCCCAAGGTGAACCAGCTGATCAGCCACATCAAACGCCTGAAAGGTGCCGATGAACTCACCACATCGTTCCTGGAAAGTATGTTATCTTTTGAGGAAAAGCTGGGGCCGATATTTTTGCAGATGAGCGATAACTATGCGCCTAAAAGCTTTGATGATTACAAGGCCTACCTGCAAAGCCTGCCACGCGATCTGCCCATTTACACCGAGCTTAGGCATAAGGACTGGTTTGGCGTTTCATCCAACTTCAATGCTGTTTTTGAGCTGATGCATCAACTGGGCATTGGCGCGGTGATCACTGATACGGTAGGGCGACGCGATGTGATCCATATGGCCCTGCCTACACCACACCTGTTCCTGCGTTTTGTGGGGAATGCCCTGCACGCCACCGATCATATCAGGATGGATGCCTGGATAGCGCGCATCAAGCAATGGACCGCCCAGGGGTTGCGTTCGGTATGGTTGGGTATGCATCAAAGCGATGAAATGGCCGCGCCCGTGCTGTGCGACTATTTTATCCAGCGCATCAATGAGGAACTGGGACTTAATGTTGCCCGGCCTACGCTGGCGCAGCCATTACCGGGCGGCTTATTTGCTTAG
- a CDS encoding M20 family metallo-hydrolase: MTNTETLYQEAVELLQQLIRTQSFSKEEDQTALILQDFLSRHRVPTHRKLNNLWAYNKHFDPSKPTILLNSHHDTVKPNSGYTRDPFDAAIVDGKLYGLGSNDAGGCLVSLISVFLHFYDRTDLKYNFCLATTAEEEISGRNGLELVIPDLGKLEFAIVGEPTLMQLAIAERGLMVLDCTAHGKAGHAAREEGENAIYKALADIEWFRNYRFANESELFGPIKMSVTIINAGSQHNVVPAACTFTVDVRVTDAYRNEEVLNIIKEQVSCDVVPRSIRLKPSSIDKNHPIVQAGIAMGRETYGSPTTSDQSLLDIPSLKMGPGDSARSHTADEFIYLDEIREGIALYIKMLESIN; this comes from the coding sequence ATGACCAATACCGAAACATTATACCAGGAGGCTGTCGAACTGCTTCAGCAACTGATCCGCACCCAGTCGTTCAGTAAAGAGGAAGACCAGACCGCGCTGATCCTGCAAGATTTTTTGAGCCGTCACCGTGTGCCTACGCACCGTAAGCTGAACAACCTGTGGGCCTATAATAAGCACTTTGATCCCAGCAAACCCACCATTTTGCTGAACTCGCACCATGATACGGTGAAGCCTAATTCGGGCTACACCCGTGACCCGTTCGATGCTGCGATCGTTGACGGTAAGCTTTACGGTTTGGGCAGTAATGACGCCGGTGGTTGTTTGGTGTCGCTCATCTCGGTGTTCCTGCACTTTTATGATCGTACCGACCTTAAATATAACTTTTGCCTGGCCACCACGGCCGAGGAAGAGATATCGGGCCGTAACGGGCTCGAACTGGTGATACCCGACCTGGGTAAACTGGAGTTCGCCATAGTAGGGGAGCCCACGCTGATGCAACTGGCCATTGCCGAACGTGGCCTAATGGTGCTGGATTGTACCGCTCATGGCAAGGCTGGCCACGCTGCCCGCGAGGAGGGGGAGAACGCCATTTATAAGGCCCTGGCCGATATCGAGTGGTTCCGCAACTACCGTTTCGCTAACGAGTCTGAACTTTTTGGTCCCATCAAAATGTCGGTCACCATCATCAATGCCGGTTCGCAGCATAATGTAGTGCCTGCGGCCTGTACCTTTACGGTAGATGTACGCGTGACCGATGCTTACCGCAACGAGGAAGTGCTGAACATTATTAAAGAGCAGGTAAGTTGCGATGTGGTGCCACGTTCGATCCGTTTAAAACCTTCTTCTATCGATAAGAACCATCCGATCGTGCAGGCGGGTATAGCCATGGGCCGCGAGACCTATGGGTCACCTACCACATCAGATCAGTCGCTGCTCGATATCCCGTCGCTCAAAATGGGCCCGGGCGATTCGGCACGGTCGCACACGGCCGATGAGTTCATTTACCTCGATGAGATACGCGAGGGCATAGCGCTGTACATCAAAATGCTCGAAAGCATCAACTAA
- a CDS encoding DUF3037 domain-containing protein has product MPEQHLFEYAVIRVVPRVEREEFLNVGVILYCPKGKYLQCQITIDEERLRIFCKQLDVEELAKNLYAFEQICIGSPQGGAIARLDAASRFRWLTATRSTVVQTSKVHPGFSTEPGTTLKRLFDQLVA; this is encoded by the coding sequence ATGCCAGAGCAGCACTTATTTGAGTACGCCGTGATCCGCGTGGTACCCAGGGTAGAGCGCGAGGAATTCTTGAACGTTGGGGTGATACTGTACTGCCCTAAGGGCAAGTACCTGCAATGCCAGATCACGATCGATGAAGAACGCTTGCGTATCTTCTGTAAACAGCTGGACGTGGAAGAACTGGCAAAAAATTTGTATGCCTTTGAGCAGATCTGTATAGGCAGCCCCCAGGGCGGTGCGATAGCCCGTTTGGATGCTGCCTCCAGGTTTAGGTGGCTTACGGCTACGCGCAGTACGGTGGTACAGACCTCCAAGGTACACCCCGGGTTCAGCACTGAACCCGGTACGACCTTGAAAAGGCTGTTCGACCAGTTGGTAGCATAA